A genomic window from Bdellovibrio sp. SKB1291214 includes:
- a CDS encoding HNH endonuclease: protein MDYFFSAAPEAHQKKEKAKARELRQSQWWRQELGKGLCYHCGEKFKAAELTMDHLIPIARGGKSTKNNCVPSCKECNNKKGYKTRAEMAMDELKNSSPSTEISPEIGVSETPESED from the coding sequence ATGGATTATTTCTTCAGCGCAGCCCCTGAGGCTCACCAGAAAAAGGAAAAAGCGAAAGCTCGCGAGCTTCGTCAAAGCCAATGGTGGAGACAGGAACTTGGCAAAGGTCTTTGTTATCACTGCGGGGAAAAGTTTAAAGCAGCCGAATTGACGATGGATCATTTAATTCCCATCGCCCGCGGAGGCAAATCCACTAAGAATAATTGCGTTCCCTCTTGTAAGGAGTGCAATAACAAAAAGGGCTATAAAACCCGTGCAGAAATGGCTATGGATGAGCTAAAAAACAGCTCTCCGTCTACCGAAATCTCCCCTGAAATAGGCGTGTCTGAAACCCCTGAATCCGAAGACTAA
- a CDS encoding DNA topoisomerase VI subunit B, whose translation MSKITKSSTAEYFAKNLQQVGFSSPLKAVLTTLKEAVDNSLDACESSGILPDLLVEISKVGAGSTKNTDLIRIVVEDNGPGIEGEDLAKVYGEYLASSKFGRGQCSRGQQGIGISAATTWAQMTNARGVSVVSKTKKMRKAISAQVDVDIKSNTGVVKNKESMDWDREHGTRVEFILDGRIQLNGDGGILTYIEGTILVNPHMTITYKLNDADFVTVTRVSTEVPKVPEASLPHPHTFKLGEFITHATLFGKTTLSKFLKTGFSRISDQSISDFVKKGLPKNLLEKPLTSLSEEDFKKVFQAVQNTDLMAPSTKSVLTVGEEALSKSITRLGEIDFFAVVTRKPTICDFKPVVVEVALARFKDRNQQNDSPVTLLRFANRVPLQFDKSGCAITWAIESVNWKTYGLGQPKDSLPLGPYIFAISIVSPFIKFKNASKETIDASEELVAEIRLALIQAGQKLSRHIKKEVKEADLERKLAHIEQFGPILVEGLARIINAPESRKKRAEEGLKKLLGRDSEEAMADLEAAESKLLAQKQREKKKGIDHGDEEEVDVISSEDLVDEASEPQGTKKTTTKKAVGTQKATATTKKTTGKKA comes from the coding sequence GTGAGCAAAATTACTAAAAGTAGTACAGCTGAATATTTTGCTAAAAACCTCCAACAAGTCGGGTTCTCTTCTCCTTTAAAAGCCGTTCTAACGACTTTAAAAGAAGCAGTAGATAACTCGTTGGATGCTTGTGAATCTTCCGGCATTTTGCCTGATTTGTTAGTAGAAATTTCGAAAGTTGGAGCTGGTTCAACTAAAAATACTGATTTAATTCGCATCGTTGTCGAAGACAACGGTCCCGGAATCGAGGGCGAGGATCTTGCCAAAGTTTACGGGGAATATCTTGCCTCTTCTAAGTTCGGTCGCGGTCAATGTTCTCGTGGTCAACAAGGTATCGGTATCTCCGCCGCTACGACTTGGGCGCAGATGACGAATGCTCGTGGTGTGAGCGTTGTTTCTAAAACAAAGAAAATGCGTAAAGCGATTTCGGCGCAAGTCGATGTCGATATCAAATCCAATACGGGCGTTGTTAAGAACAAAGAGTCTATGGATTGGGATCGCGAACACGGAACACGCGTTGAATTCATCCTTGATGGACGTATTCAGTTGAACGGTGATGGCGGTATTTTGACTTATATCGAGGGCACAATCCTTGTGAACCCTCATATGACAATCACATACAAATTGAACGACGCTGACTTCGTTACTGTGACTCGTGTAAGCACTGAAGTTCCTAAGGTTCCAGAGGCTTCTTTACCGCATCCGCATACGTTTAAACTGGGTGAATTTATCACTCATGCCACGTTGTTCGGTAAAACGACATTGTCTAAGTTTTTGAAGACCGGTTTCTCTCGTATTTCAGATCAATCTATTTCTGATTTCGTAAAAAAAGGTCTTCCAAAAAACCTTCTTGAAAAGCCTCTGACATCTTTGTCTGAAGAGGACTTTAAAAAGGTATTCCAGGCAGTTCAAAACACAGACTTGATGGCACCTTCGACGAAGTCCGTTTTGACGGTAGGGGAAGAAGCTCTTTCTAAATCGATCACTCGTTTAGGTGAGATCGACTTTTTCGCTGTTGTGACTCGTAAACCGACTATTTGTGACTTTAAACCTGTGGTTGTCGAAGTTGCATTGGCGCGTTTCAAGGACCGCAATCAACAAAACGATTCTCCGGTAACACTTCTTCGTTTCGCCAACCGTGTACCACTTCAGTTCGACAAGTCGGGCTGTGCGATCACTTGGGCGATCGAATCCGTAAACTGGAAAACATATGGCTTGGGGCAGCCTAAAGACTCTTTGCCACTAGGTCCTTATATCTTTGCGATTTCTATCGTTTCTCCGTTCATCAAATTTAAAAATGCCTCGAAAGAAACTATCGATGCATCGGAAGAGTTGGTGGCAGAGATTCGCTTGGCATTGATCCAAGCAGGTCAAAAACTTTCTCGTCACATCAAAAAAGAAGTGAAAGAAGCTGACCTTGAAAGAAAATTGGCACACATCGAGCAATTCGGTCCGATCCTTGTAGAAGGCTTGGCAAGAATTATCAATGCACCCGAATCTCGTAAGAAAAGGGCTGAAGAAGGTTTGAAAAAACTATTGGGCCGTGATTCTGAAGAGGCGATGGCAGACCTTGAAGCAGCTGAATCTAAACTTTTGGCGCAAAAACAGCGTGAAAAGAAAAAAGGTATCGATCATGGAGATGAAGAAGAAGTCGACGTGATTTCTTCTGAAGACTTGGTTGATGAAGCTTCGGAGCCTCAAGGCACTAAAAAAACTACGACGAAAAAAGCAGTCGGCACTCAAAAAGCCACAGCTACGACTAAGAAAACGACTGGGAAAAAAGCGTAA
- the aspA gene encoding aspartate ammonia-lyase, which produces MSQFRVENDLLGDKQVPADAYYGIHTLRAIENFEISGMTVGQDELFVRALALVKKATALANGELGTIPKDVSQTIVEACDVILKDPKKWGPQFPSDIFQGGAGTSVNMNANEVIANIALELRGLKKGDYKTVHPNDHVNKCQSTNDAYPTAFRVALYEHINHAVKAVDVLSEAFDRKGKEFAHVLKMGRTQLQDAVPMSLGQEFNAFATLLKEDSRLLKTVQKLILEVNLGATAIGTGVNAPAGYSALAVKKLAEVTGYPFVISEDLIEATSDCGAYVIISAALKRTAVKLSKICNDLRLLSSGPRAGLKEINLPELQAGSSIMPAKVNPVIPEVVNQVAFKVIGNDLTVTLAAEAGQLQLNVMEPVIASSLFESIQLMTQACYTLKNKCVDGISANADRCRENVLNSIGIVTYLDPIIGHEEGDIIGKICAQTGRNVAEVALERGVVTLEQLNEIFSTENLLNPKYMGKKH; this is translated from the coding sequence ATGAGTCAGTTCAGAGTTGAAAACGATCTTTTGGGCGATAAGCAAGTTCCTGCTGATGCTTACTATGGCATTCACACGCTGCGCGCGATCGAAAATTTTGAAATCTCTGGCATGACTGTCGGTCAGGACGAATTGTTTGTGCGAGCCTTGGCTTTGGTTAAAAAAGCAACAGCCCTGGCAAATGGAGAGCTTGGTACAATTCCTAAAGACGTTTCCCAAACGATCGTCGAAGCCTGCGATGTCATTTTGAAAGATCCTAAAAAATGGGGTCCCCAATTTCCCTCCGATATTTTTCAAGGCGGAGCCGGGACTTCGGTCAATATGAATGCCAATGAAGTGATTGCTAATATCGCTTTGGAACTTCGTGGTCTGAAAAAAGGCGATTACAAAACCGTTCATCCTAACGATCATGTGAATAAGTGCCAATCAACGAATGACGCTTATCCGACAGCCTTTCGTGTGGCCTTGTACGAACACATCAACCATGCGGTGAAAGCGGTCGATGTTTTATCAGAGGCTTTCGACAGAAAGGGCAAAGAGTTTGCCCACGTTTTAAAAATGGGTCGTACTCAATTGCAGGACGCGGTTCCTATGTCTTTGGGGCAGGAGTTCAATGCTTTTGCAACGCTCTTGAAAGAAGACAGCCGCCTTTTAAAGACTGTTCAGAAATTGATTTTAGAAGTGAACTTGGGCGCAACCGCTATCGGAACGGGTGTCAATGCCCCAGCGGGTTACTCGGCATTAGCCGTCAAAAAACTGGCTGAGGTCACAGGTTATCCCTTTGTGATTTCTGAAGACCTGATCGAGGCAACAAGTGACTGCGGTGCTTATGTGATTATCTCTGCAGCCTTGAAACGCACAGCTGTGAAGCTTTCCAAAATCTGTAATGACTTGCGTTTGTTAAGCTCAGGCCCTCGTGCCGGTTTAAAAGAAATCAACTTGCCAGAGTTGCAGGCGGGTTCTTCAATCATGCCAGCCAAAGTAAATCCAGTTATTCCAGAAGTAGTAAACCAAGTGGCTTTCAAAGTGATCGGCAATGATTTGACTGTCACCTTGGCGGCTGAAGCAGGGCAGTTACAACTGAATGTTATGGAGCCTGTTATCGCCTCAAGTCTGTTTGAATCCATTCAATTGATGACTCAAGCTTGTTACACGCTGAAAAATAAATGCGTCGACGGCATCTCTGCGAATGCAGATCGCTGCCGCGAAAACGTTTTGAATTCCATCGGCATCGTGACTTACTTGGATCCTATCATCGGTCACGAAGAGGGCGACATCATCGGAAAAATTTGTGCTCAAACCGGCAGAAACGTCGCTGAAGTGGCACTTGAACGTGGTGTGGTGACTTTAGAACAACTTAACGAAATCTTCTCGACAGAAAATTTATTAAACCCAAAATACATGGGCAAAAAGCACTAA
- a CDS encoding ArnT family glycosyltransferase gives MIADYWKKSTTQQKVLILFIATLFFRAFFSLNIGLIDDEAYHWSWAKDLQLSYFDHPAMIAWLEAITTSLFGDNQLGVRLPGFVCFTATIVLLYKLTRDLFDDWSAIFVGFVMLWSPFWGVGGYVASPEPPFALAWVAASYVFWQGVREDSARWSTQKTWLWLGVIMGLGLNSKFIVALLAPGFGLYLLMTPNRRKDLLTPWPWVGFLIATILCTPIFWWNHMHDWPGFRYQFHDRHSGESFNPGRWGGWFAAQLLFCTPFLYVLIVLAFINSIVKRVEARWRFLFCLTVPAIAIFYVQPFFADYKPHWPGAAYTLLLMGAGFLWSQGLRWGQKQIVKSRSKAYTYGILAFFVPLAFIAYTPFAYPWVPKVFKAVAPNAEWKTTYDFSNEFTGWEELGKFLLRRQREIHAETGHRPFLGALRYETTAQTIWGVKNTEKIYMLNSTTSHYTVMQTVEEMKNLEGQDALVVTTEKYDADIPNYATFESCSRDKLMTFRHGIHARTFYVYSCHNFKGIKYAPGEIPPSARR, from the coding sequence GTGATTGCTGACTATTGGAAGAAAAGCACGACCCAACAAAAAGTCCTTATTCTTTTCATCGCGACGTTATTTTTTAGAGCGTTCTTTAGTCTGAATATCGGCCTTATCGACGACGAGGCTTATCACTGGTCTTGGGCAAAAGACCTCCAACTTTCTTACTTTGATCACCCTGCTATGATTGCGTGGCTTGAAGCGATTACGACCTCCCTGTTCGGTGATAATCAGCTAGGAGTGCGGCTTCCAGGCTTCGTGTGCTTCACGGCGACGATCGTTTTATTGTACAAATTAACACGCGATCTTTTTGATGACTGGTCTGCGATCTTTGTCGGCTTTGTGATGTTATGGTCTCCCTTCTGGGGGGTTGGCGGTTACGTTGCTTCACCAGAGCCACCGTTTGCGTTGGCGTGGGTGGCAGCATCTTATGTCTTCTGGCAGGGAGTGCGCGAAGACTCTGCACGTTGGTCCACCCAAAAAACGTGGTTGTGGTTGGGTGTGATCATGGGCTTGGGATTAAACTCCAAGTTTATTGTCGCATTGTTAGCGCCGGGTTTTGGTTTGTATTTGCTGATGACTCCGAATCGACGCAAAGATTTGTTAACTCCATGGCCGTGGGTAGGATTCTTGATCGCGACTATTTTGTGCACCCCAATCTTTTGGTGGAACCACATGCACGATTGGCCGGGTTTCCGTTATCAGTTCCATGATCGTCACAGTGGTGAATCTTTTAACCCAGGTCGCTGGGGTGGCTGGTTCGCTGCTCAACTTTTGTTCTGCACGCCCTTCTTGTATGTGTTAATCGTGTTGGCGTTCATCAACTCAATCGTGAAACGCGTGGAAGCTCGTTGGAGATTTTTATTTTGCCTAACGGTACCAGCAATCGCCATTTTTTATGTGCAACCTTTCTTTGCGGACTACAAACCGCACTGGCCGGGTGCCGCTTACACATTGCTTTTGATGGGTGCGGGCTTCCTATGGTCTCAAGGTCTTAGATGGGGTCAGAAACAAATCGTAAAATCGCGCAGCAAGGCCTATACGTATGGGATCCTGGCATTCTTTGTTCCATTGGCATTTATTGCTTATACTCCTTTTGCATATCCATGGGTGCCCAAGGTTTTCAAAGCGGTGGCACCAAATGCAGAATGGAAAACGACTTACGATTTTTCGAATGAATTTACTGGTTGGGAAGAACTGGGAAAATTCCTGCTGCGCCGTCAACGCGAAATCCACGCAGAGACTGGTCACCGTCCGTTCTTGGGAGCTCTTCGTTACGAAACGACAGCGCAAACCATTTGGGGCGTAAAAAATACTGAAAAGATATATATGCTGAATTCCACAACGTCTCACTACACAGTGATGCAGACAGTGGAAGAAATGAAAAATCTGGAAGGCCAAGACGCTTTGGTTGTAACAACTGAAAAATACGATGCAGACATTCCAAATTATGCAACGTTCGAATCCTGCAGCCGTGATAAGCTTATGACCTTCCGTCATGGAATCCATGCGCGCACCTTCTATGTATATTCGTGCCATAATTTTAAAGGCATCAAATATGCGCCGGGAGAAATCCCTCCATCAGCACGCCGCTAA
- a CDS encoding cyclic nucleotide-binding domain-containing protein: MSVKSFKKGEVIFKDGDKITSVYLIQSGGASQCLIRGKKNVEFFQLGPSHFLGDQVILGAQTHPTAAIATAETKVLEIPVDTLKQMYEGAPQMLKVIIKSLAERLRMGVNEVRSAKLEKDSSPCPEDQVAKAFGAVFHTANHKGDKEVLKGRIVVEWTMMKQYAQRVFGESPKRVEQVINILVKQKLALYEMGKPADNPEGADEIQKVHFLDLGLVEAFFEFFQYYYFKGAGKSELLRVDEVCLNLLDGLLKVTGDSPDVDRFGVTSVEFAKFSDYCTNELGFALNNDHFTRLEGKGIFMKRRTVGAGVLLQFEIKEFRSMLQSWKMLREIDKWNERGYVDLNEKEEKPKKKSNGPECPQCKSEVVAGAKFCGECGHKLVSAA, encoded by the coding sequence ATGTCAGTGAAAAGCTTTAAAAAAGGCGAAGTCATCTTTAAAGATGGAGATAAAATCACCTCTGTTTATCTGATCCAATCCGGAGGCGCTTCACAGTGCTTAATCCGCGGAAAAAAGAACGTTGAGTTCTTTCAATTGGGGCCATCACACTTCCTGGGTGACCAAGTGATTTTAGGTGCACAAACTCATCCTACAGCTGCGATCGCAACTGCTGAAACAAAGGTTTTAGAAATCCCAGTTGATACATTAAAGCAGATGTACGAAGGCGCTCCGCAAATGTTGAAAGTGATCATCAAATCACTGGCAGAACGTTTGCGTATGGGTGTGAACGAAGTTCGTTCTGCTAAGCTTGAAAAAGATTCTTCCCCATGTCCTGAAGACCAAGTTGCGAAAGCATTTGGTGCCGTCTTTCATACTGCCAACCACAAGGGCGATAAAGAGGTTTTAAAAGGCCGTATCGTTGTTGAATGGACGATGATGAAACAATACGCGCAACGTGTATTTGGTGAAAGTCCAAAGCGTGTTGAGCAAGTGATCAATATCCTGGTGAAGCAAAAACTGGCTTTGTATGAAATGGGCAAACCTGCAGACAATCCAGAAGGAGCTGACGAAATCCAGAAAGTTCATTTCTTGGATTTAGGCCTGGTGGAAGCGTTCTTTGAATTCTTCCAATATTACTACTTTAAAGGTGCTGGTAAGTCGGAACTTCTTCGCGTGGATGAAGTATGTTTAAACCTGCTGGATGGTCTTTTGAAAGTCACTGGTGATTCACCGGATGTGGACCGTTTCGGCGTGACCAGCGTCGAATTTGCTAAATTTTCTGATTACTGCACCAACGAGTTAGGCTTTGCTTTAAATAACGATCACTTCACTCGCCTGGAAGGTAAAGGGATCTTTATGAAGCGCCGTACAGTGGGTGCCGGCGTATTATTGCAATTCGAAATCAAAGAATTCCGTTCGATGCTGCAAAGCTGGAAAATGCTTCGTGAGATCGATAAATGGAATGAACGCGGATACGTAGATTTGAACGAAAAAGAAGAAAAACCTAAGAAGAAATCAAACGGCCCTGAGTGCCCTCAGTGTAAATCTGAGGTTGTTGCCGGAGCTAAATTCTGTGGAGAGTGCGGCCATAAACTGGTCAGCGCGGCTTAG
- a CDS encoding NADAR family protein yields MFRAVIATLLLSSQIACAHFLADSSYKTPPVPYEGTELDFYSTKNPYGEFSNFANYPIFVDNEWWPTSEHYYQAHKYQTPELIKWVQDAPNAMEAANRGRDANVPKRADWDDVKDGFMEKAVVDKFTRHEKLKTLLLSTGSARIFEHTKNDCYWADCGDRTGKNKLGLLLEKVRESLRAQ; encoded by the coding sequence ATGTTTCGTGCTGTTATTGCGACTCTACTTTTAAGCTCACAAATTGCCTGCGCACATTTCTTAGCGGATTCGTCTTACAAAACTCCACCGGTGCCGTATGAAGGTACCGAGTTGGATTTTTATTCTACAAAAAATCCCTATGGCGAGTTTTCTAATTTCGCGAACTATCCGATTTTTGTCGATAACGAGTGGTGGCCGACAAGCGAGCACTACTATCAAGCACACAAATACCAAACACCTGAACTCATAAAATGGGTGCAAGACGCACCGAATGCAATGGAGGCCGCTAATCGTGGTCGCGATGCGAATGTTCCAAAACGTGCTGATTGGGATGACGTAAAAGACGGCTTCATGGAAAAAGCTGTGGTTGATAAATTCACTCGTCACGAGAAATTGAAAACTTTGCTGTTATCAACGGGCAGTGCGCGCATTTTCGAACACACTAAGAATGATTGCTACTGGGCTGATTGCGGTGATCGCACGGGTAAAAATAAATTGGGTCTGTTGCTTGAAAAAGTTCGCGAGTCTTTGCGCGCTCAATAG
- a CDS encoding NADH:flavin oxidoreductase/NADH oxidase, whose protein sequence is MNQTRLFSPLKLRSIVFSPLKLRSIELKNRIAIAPMCMYSATDGVPNNWHLVHLGSRAVGGAGLVVVEATGVRADGRISPGCLGLWNEEQLRNFQPITEFIKRNGTVAGIQLAHAGRKSSTDLAWKGGKPLGMDQGAWETVGPSPLPFAEGWPTPRELTIPEIKQLVTDYVHSTRLAEKAGFQVIELHMAHGYLMHEFLSPISNQRTDQYGGSLENRMRFPLEVAAEVRKAWPAELPLFVRISATDWLDNGGWDLEQSISFAKELKKRGVDLVDCSSGGNVPKAKIPVGPGYQVPFAEGVRKEAEILTGAVGKITEALQAEEILQSGKADLILIARSSLHDPYWPLHAAEKLGVDVTWPLQYGRVHT, encoded by the coding sequence ATGAACCAAACTCGACTCTTTAGTCCTTTAAAGCTTCGTTCAATCGTCTTTAGTCCTTTAAAGCTTCGTTCAATCGAGCTTAAAAACCGCATCGCCATAGCTCCCATGTGCATGTATTCGGCAACGGATGGCGTCCCTAACAATTGGCATCTGGTTCACTTAGGGTCCCGGGCCGTGGGAGGTGCTGGCCTGGTCGTCGTCGAAGCCACCGGAGTTCGCGCTGATGGACGTATTTCTCCAGGCTGCCTGGGACTTTGGAATGAAGAACAGCTTCGCAACTTCCAACCCATCACCGAGTTTATCAAACGCAATGGAACTGTGGCGGGAATACAACTGGCCCATGCCGGTCGCAAATCCTCGACGGATCTTGCCTGGAAAGGCGGCAAACCTTTGGGCATGGATCAGGGCGCTTGGGAAACCGTCGGTCCAAGCCCCTTACCCTTTGCGGAAGGTTGGCCCACCCCGCGGGAGCTTACAATCCCAGAAATTAAGCAGTTAGTGACGGACTATGTTCACTCCACCCGCCTTGCTGAAAAAGCAGGCTTTCAAGTGATTGAATTGCACATGGCCCATGGATATTTGATGCATGAGTTTTTGTCGCCAATTTCAAATCAGCGCACAGATCAATATGGCGGCAGTTTAGAAAATCGCATGCGCTTTCCTTTAGAGGTCGCAGCCGAGGTTCGCAAAGCATGGCCCGCGGAGCTTCCGCTTTTTGTTCGTATCTCTGCCACAGATTGGCTGGACAATGGAGGTTGGGATTTAGAACAAAGCATTTCATTCGCGAAAGAACTTAAAAAACGGGGCGTTGACCTTGTCGATTGTTCAAGTGGCGGCAATGTGCCCAAAGCGAAAATTCCTGTAGGTCCCGGATACCAAGTTCCCTTTGCTGAAGGAGTTCGCAAGGAAGCAGAAATTCTAACCGGTGCCGTCGGTAAGATCACCGAAGCCCTCCAAGCTGAAGAAATCTTGCAATCTGGGAAAGCTGATTTGATTTTAATCGCCCGGAGTTCGTTACATGACCCTTATTGGCCGTTACACGCTGCCGAAAAACTAGGCGTCGATGTGACATGGCCTCTGCAATACGGTAGAGTCCACACATGA
- a CDS encoding DNA topoisomerase VI, with product MAKLLSVRELKIDIPKEARILADKMLKDLESSKRPVLEAVKTSLDNSLYNSKVGYLTPGDKVVRTELNVSSVQKLARVVFVLEILLNNLEIGSVNTKRELYYMCKGLIKGNSRLKPLDFDDQSESDSIIDFIGDMLEVYREELNCFANDRGGQTYSQQLIVTETLNDGDKAVVDLSTLGTSPFQPKNKPQALKLKAKKKIDFCLIVESEGTANTLVSMGFTKRNNCIVMGAQGVPSNGVRGWSKLIQDELDVPMYFFGDLDAYTMQNIFRTLKAGSAASLIRNSNFSAPNVRFLGVLPEDVKKYDLPHYKVKESDPAEARALKKAKDALENDPFFLDKKNKNLADILRWLIKEKIRCEQQSYFSVDPKDPIKTEKLILEKIKRGSYV from the coding sequence ATGGCAAAATTACTTAGCGTTCGCGAACTAAAAATTGATATTCCTAAAGAGGCTCGCATCTTGGCTGACAAGATGTTGAAAGATCTTGAGTCTTCTAAGCGTCCTGTATTGGAAGCGGTTAAGACTTCATTGGACAACTCTTTGTACAACTCTAAAGTGGGTTACTTAACTCCGGGTGATAAAGTTGTTCGTACGGAACTAAATGTTTCGTCGGTACAAAAACTAGCTCGTGTGGTTTTCGTTCTTGAAATTCTTTTGAACAACTTGGAAATCGGCTCTGTAAATACCAAGCGTGAGCTTTATTACATGTGCAAAGGTTTGATCAAAGGGAACTCTCGCTTGAAACCCTTGGATTTCGATGATCAATCTGAGTCAGATTCTATCATCGACTTTATCGGTGACATGCTTGAGGTCTACCGTGAGGAATTGAACTGTTTCGCCAATGATCGTGGTGGACAAACATATTCTCAACAATTGATCGTGACTGAAACTTTGAACGATGGTGATAAAGCCGTTGTTGATCTTTCGACTCTGGGTACGTCTCCGTTCCAGCCTAAAAATAAACCACAAGCTTTGAAATTGAAGGCGAAAAAGAAAATCGATTTCTGCTTGATCGTAGAATCTGAAGGTACGGCGAATACGCTGGTATCAATGGGTTTCACGAAACGTAACAACTGTATCGTGATGGGTGCTCAAGGGGTTCCATCGAACGGTGTGCGTGGTTGGTCAAAATTGATTCAGGACGAACTAGATGTTCCGATGTATTTCTTCGGAGATCTCGATGCGTACACAATGCAAAATATCTTCCGTACATTGAAAGCGGGTTCTGCGGCATCTTTGATCCGTAACTCTAACTTCTCTGCACCGAATGTTAGATTCTTGGGTGTATTGCCTGAAGACGTTAAAAAGTACGATCTTCCTCACTATAAAGTGAAAGAATCCGATCCGGCTGAAGCACGTGCTTTGAAAAAAGCCAAAGATGCTTTGGAAAACGATCCGTTCTTCTTAGATAAAAAGAACAAAAACCTGGCGGACATCCTGCGCTGGTTGATCAAAGAAAAGATTCGTTGTGAGCAACAATCTTACTTCTCGGTAGATCCCAAAGATCCTATCAAGACAGAAAAATTGATCTTGGAAAAAATCAAACGCGGTTCTTACGTTTAG
- a CDS encoding MBL fold metallo-hydrolase, producing the protein MKLRVKCYRNGMRLRMILMLFNVGFLVGCAGTFKYYDANLPHHGKTGFLNNYDNSPKPSVLKWYWQRWTTSFPEDDPAGAPTIPVDLQALQNPEGLMLTWLGHSAMLVQMDGMNVLTDPALSDRVSPVSFAGPKRYGKLPLQIEQLPALDVVIISHGHYDHLDLPSLKKIYDQNGGRTQFLVPLGNKVLLESEGIKNVREFDWWQGTQVGALNFTFTPAQHWTARSLFDRNLTLWGGWMVKGSHQVFFAGDTGYSKDFQDIYQRLGAVDVALIPIGAYSPRWFMQLQHIDAGEAVQIHKDLHAKLSLPVHWGTFKLSDEPMNEPPEKLREALQKANLPLSVFPVMKRGETRIVK; encoded by the coding sequence ATGAAGCTGCGTGTAAAGTGCTATCGTAATGGCATGCGATTGCGAATGATTCTAATGCTTTTTAATGTGGGGTTTCTTGTGGGCTGCGCAGGAACTTTTAAGTACTACGATGCAAACCTTCCTCATCATGGGAAGACAGGCTTCTTAAATAATTATGACAACTCTCCCAAGCCGAGCGTTCTGAAATGGTATTGGCAGCGTTGGACCACGAGCTTTCCAGAAGACGATCCCGCCGGTGCCCCGACAATTCCAGTGGACTTGCAGGCTTTGCAAAATCCGGAGGGGTTGATGTTAACCTGGTTGGGGCATTCCGCGATGCTGGTGCAGATGGACGGAATGAATGTCCTAACGGATCCAGCATTATCGGATCGCGTGTCTCCCGTTAGTTTTGCGGGACCAAAACGTTATGGAAAATTGCCGCTGCAGATTGAGCAGTTGCCTGCGCTTGATGTGGTTATTATATCCCACGGCCATTATGACCATTTGGATTTACCGTCGCTTAAAAAAATCTATGACCAGAATGGCGGGCGCACCCAGTTTCTGGTGCCCTTAGGCAACAAAGTACTTTTGGAAAGCGAAGGCATAAAAAATGTGCGGGAATTCGATTGGTGGCAAGGGACTCAGGTGGGGGCTTTAAATTTCACCTTTACCCCGGCCCAGCATTGGACCGCTCGCTCCCTTTTCGATCGGAATTTGACGCTGTGGGGAGGATGGATGGTGAAGGGCTCTCACCAGGTGTTTTTTGCAGGGGATACGGGTTATTCTAAGGATTTTCAGGACATCTATCAGCGGCTAGGTGCGGTGGATGTTGCTCTTATTCCAATTGGTGCCTATTCTCCACGCTGGTTCATGCAATTGCAGCACATTGATGCTGGGGAGGCTGTGCAAATTCATAAAGATTTGCATGCAAAGCTGTCCCTACCGGTTCACTGGGGAACTTTTAAACTCAGTGACGAGCCAATGAATGAACCACCCGAAAAATTGCGCGAGGCTTTGCAAAAGGCGAATCTTCCGCTGTCAGTTTTTCCGGTGATGAAACGTGGCGAAACGAGGATAGTGAAATGA